A stretch of DNA from bacterium:
AAGCCGCTGGCCGGGTTGGCCGGACCACGTCCTTCCAGCCGGCAGGACACAAGGCGCGGACTGTTGGTGCCCTGGATGCCGATGCTGACCGCGTTGCGCGGGCTGGCCCCCTCCGTGTTGTTGCCACGAATGACACAGTGCTCCAGCACGGGGCTGCAACCGCCGGTGATCTCCACACCGTAGCGGGAGTTGCCCTCGATCAGGCAGTGGCGCAGCACGGGATGGCTGCCCAGGAAGCAGTGCAGGCCGCTGCTGTAGTTGCCGACCAGCGTGCAGTACTCCACGGTAGGTGAGCTGCCCAGGCAGTTGAGGCCGTCGGCGCCACCCCCCACTGTGACACAGCGCAGCAGGCTGCCGGAAGCGGCGCCGTCCAGGATGAGGCCGCTCCAGCTGTTGGGCTGGCCGCTCTGGGATTGGGCGAGGATGGGCTCCCAGGGCGTGCCCAGGGCCAGCATCGTGCCGTGGACGCGCAGCTCCTGGTTGCCGGCCACCGTCCACTGTGTTCCCGCCGGCCAGCGCAGCGTGTCCCCTGTGCTGATGATGACGGCTTGCTGCTGCAGGTAGTCCGGCCAGTCGCCGGTGACCGCGCCGCCGCTAAGGGCGACCAGATCGGCCGGCGTGTAGCTCAAGCCTGTGCCGGGGCTGGTCCAGGCGTGGGCGGCGGCGGTGATCAGCAAGAAGACGGTGAAGAGCCCCAGGAGGCGTCTTGTGTTCATGGAAGACTCCAAACTTGTGCCCCAGGCAGGCACGCTGCCTACTCCGGTCTAACATGGCGCTTTGGACGTGGTGTGTCAGGGCTGGCCGCCCTCCGCTTCCCCCGTTGCCACGTCCAAAGTGTCCGGCGCCATGGCCTCCGCCTCGGTGGCACGCTTGAGGTTGTCCAGACCCTGCTGGAACATGGGGCCGATCATGGCGCCGGCCAGCATCTTGAAGTAGGGGCCGACCACGGGCATGTCCATCTCGCCGGCCATGCTCCAGCTGACCACGGTGGAGGCGCCCGGCCCGGGCACCGCGCGCATGATGGAGCGGGCGGGCTTGGGGCTGTCCGCGAAAAAGACGTCGTACTCCACCAGGCCGGGCTCGCAACGGGTCAGGACCAGGCGGCCGCCGCCCGTGCCGTCGGTCCAGCTCTGGCTGGCGCCCACGCCGCGGGTGATCTCCCCCAGCGTGGTGACGATGGTGGTGTCGGCCTGCTCCCAGGGGGACCACTCGGGCCAACGGGCCAGATCCTCGAGCAGCGGCTGGATGCGGTGGAGGGGGGCGTCCACGGCCACACTGCGCTCCACGTGGAAATCGTCGGGCAGCACCAGTCCGCCCGCGATGAGCAGGGCGAGCACGGCCGCCAGGCCGATCAGCATTTTCTTGATCATGATTCCTCCTGGACTGGACGGCCAAGCCGTCACCCGGTGTTGTCAGGTCAGGCGGCCGGGTGGAAGGCCGATGGCCTCCCGGCCGCGGGCGGAAGGCCATGGATTCCGCCCGGAGGAAAATAGGCTGAACGAGGGTCAGAGGCCAGCACAAAGTACGGCGGGGGAGGGAGGGCTCCTCTAGCTTTTTGTGAACAGCTGCGCCCTCCCACCTCCTCCCCACCCGCCCTGGCCGTTGGGGAGCACGCGTCCCAACGGATTTCCGCACATTCAGGTTCCCAAGGAATTTCCTCAAATTGGACATTCGGAACAATGTTGCCCGGGTGATCGGACAGGGCACGCCTGTCGGGTCCGCAATCAGCCACGCTGTCAAGGTCAGCGGGCATGGCCCCAGTGACAAATCGGCTCCGGACGGGAGGCGCTTTGCTGCCCCAGCGCCAACGGCGCGACGTCATCCCAGCCCAGGGCGCAGCCCTGGGCTGGGATGACGAGAGCGCTCCACCGGGCTGAAGGCCCGGCGCCGGCGCCGGCGCCGGCCGGTATGAACGCGGGAGGCCGGGACAACCGACGGTTTTGCCCACTTCTGTTGTTGAAGTACTTATGAATCAATTGCCAGTGGCACTTGCTTTGCAGCATTGAGAAACCCACTCTCCCGCCAGACTTTCGTCACGCCCAGCAGATCCATTTCAATCGCCGAGGATGGCATGAAACAACTGATTCTTCTTGCCGGCGCCAGCCTGTTGCTGGCCCTCCAGGCTGCCCGGGCCGGCCAGCCCAGCGTCACCAACGTGACGGCGCAGCAACTGCCCAACAGCGAAATCATCCAGATCAGCTACGACCTGGCCGAGGACGAGGGCTTGGCCTGCTGGGTGAGCGTGCAGGTGGACCGCGACAACCTGGGTTCCTGGGCCGTGCCCGTGCACGCCCTGACGGGTGACGTGGGCCCCAATGTCCAGCCCGGCGGCGGCAAGACCATCCAGTGGAACGCCGCCCTGGACTACGACCACAACGTGGCCAACGCCCAGGTGCGCGTCACGGCCCACAGCCTGGTGGACGGCGCGCCCCAGGACATGGTGCTGGTGCCGGCCGGCGAGTTCGTGATGGGATCCAGCGCCGTGGGCGGCGACGCCGTGCCCGAGCACACCGTCTACCTGGACGCCTACTGGATCGACATCTACGAGGTGACCAACCGCGAATACAAGCTCTTCTGCGACGCCACCAGCCGCGCCTATCCGCCCGATCCCGGCTTCTCCGGCATGAGCGGCTACTTCCTCAACTACCCGCAGTATCCGGTGGTCAACGTCTACTGGGCGGATGCCATGGCCTATGCAACTTGGGCGGGCAAGCGTCTGCCCACGGAGGCCGAGTGGGAGCGGGCGGCCAAAGGCAACACAGACAACCGCTTGTGGCCGTGGGGCAACGTCTTCAATGCCAACATCGGTGGGACCATCCACCACGCCAACACAAGTGTAACGGGCGATGGCTTCACTTACACTGCGCCAGATGGTAACTACCCGACAGGAACGAGCCCCGTGGGCTGCATGGATATGGCAGGCAACGTTTGGGAATGGTGCAGTGACTGGTATTCCAGCAGTTATTACAGCAGTTCTCCCTATTTGAATCCTCAGGGTTCTGTATCCGGCACCTACCGGGTGCGCCGTGGCGGCTACTGGTCCAGCTACAGTTCGTACGCCCGTTGTGCCTACCGGAGCAGCGACACACCCACGAATCGCACCTACAACATCGGCTTCCGCTGTGCCAGGACTCTGTAGCCCTTGGTCCCTTGGGTTTTGGCCCTTGGGCTTGAGGCAGGGCCATTCATGGCCCTGCTGAGGAAAAAAATTTGGAGAAGGTGAGTGGATCAGGCCCACGATGTTCAATGTGTTGCTGTCATGGGCGCAATGCTCTTCCTGACGGTGGACGGCAAATCCTGCGAGATCGACCTCGGGCGGCAGTCCCCGCGACGGACGGCGGCCACCCAGGCACAGCGGGAGCGCTTCGAAGTCTCGCCCAGCGGGTACTGCATCCATTGGCCGGAGCTGGATGAGGATTTGTCTATCGACGGCCTGATCGGAGTGAAGCGCCCAGCGCCGGCAGTAGAACTGAGTGGCAAGGTCTAAGCGATGACGGTTACAGCGTGAACTGCCTGCATTGCCAGGGTGAGATGATGCGCGGCTCCTCGCCCTTCCACGTCGATCGCAGCGGCTGCCACGTCCTGCTGGACAGTGTTCCGGCCTGGGTCTGCACCCAGTGTGGCGAGCCCTTGTTCGAGGAGCGCGAGGTGGAGGCCCTCCAGGGCTTGATCCAAGCCGTGGAGCAGGGCAGCAAGCGAATTGCGGCGGCGAGTTGATGGAGGTGGAAACTGACTCAGACAGGGTGAGGGCGACATGAGCGTTCGTAAGATGATGGCACTTGTTCTGTTGCCTCTGCTGGCCCGGGCTGGTGGCGTGCACAGCGGGGATTCCAGTCCCTTCGCCCTGAACATCGGCGGCTATCCCAACGGCGCGCGCTGGGTCAGCGGAACGGCTGCAACTGTCGTGAGCAGGTGATTCCATGCCTACGGTTCTGATGATGCTGGGTTGGCGCTTCTTCTTCTACGCCAATGAAGGGGACGAACCCATGCACATCCACTGTCGCAAGGGAGATGCGGAAGCCAAGTACTGGCTGGACGTGGAGGGCTTCCAGGTCGTGGAGTCCCACGCCTACAACCTTGGCCCGGCGGACAAGCGCACCGTGCGGCGGATCATCATGGAGCACTTTGATTATCTGGTGTCCGAGTGGAACAAGTTCGAGGAGCAGAAGCGTGGATAAGGCACACGATGTCCAGCGGACCACCGTGGTGGGCGCAGTGCTCTTCCTGACGGTGGACGGCAAATCCTTCGAGATCGACCTCGGGCGGCAGTCCCCGCGACTGGTGGCGGCCACCCAGGAGCAGCGGGAGAGGTTCGAAGTGTCGCCCTCGGGCTATGGCATCCACTGGTCGGATCTCGATGAGGATTTGTCCATCGACGGGCTGATCGGAGTGAAGCGCCCAGCGCCGGCAGGAGAACTGAGTGGCAAGGTCTAAGCGATGACGGTCACTGCGTGAACTGCCTGCATTGCCAGGGTGAGATGATGCGCGGCCCTCGCCCTTCCACATCGATCGCAGCGGCTGCCACGTCCTGCTGGACAGTGTTCCGGCCTGGGTGTGCACCCAGTGTGGCGAGCCCTTGTTCGAGGAGCGCGAAGTGGAGGCTCTCCAGGGCTTGGTCCAGGCCGTGGAGCAGGGCAGCAAGCGCATCGCGGCGGCGAGTTGATGTAGGTGGAAAGTGACTCAGACAGGGTGAGGGCGACATGAGCGTTTGTAAGATGATGGCACTTGTTCTGTTGCCCCTGCTGGCCCGGGCTGGTGGCGTGCACAGCGGGGATTCCAGTCCCTTCGCCATCAACATTGGTGGCTATCCCAACGGCGCGCGCTGGGTCAGCGCCACGGCCGGCTTCTTCCTGGACACCTGGACACCCTGCTGCAGCCGCACAGCCAGCGGGGAAAGCAACTCCTTCAGCATCCAAAGGCCGCCCGCCCTACGTTTCCTGGCCGGCGACGTGCTGGACGCGGACAGCGGCCTGCCGGTGCCGGGCGCGCAATTGTCCTTGGCTCCCGGCAGCGGCGCTGCGGACGGCGGCCCCAACGGCTGGTTCCGTCTCGCGCCCGTGGCGCAAGGAAACAACTACCAGCTCTCCGCCCAGCATGTGGGCTATTGGCCCGCCATGGTCTCCGGCATTGATGTGGAAGAGCACCGCCCAGCCTTCCAGCGCATCTGGCTGGAACCCATCCGCCCCAGCGCGGTGACGGGCCTGCAGATCACGGCGGACAGCGTCAACGTCCATTTGAGCTGGAACCCGGTCGGGGGCGCCACGGGCTACCGCGTGCGCGCGGCCTGGGATCAGGGTGGTTATTGGAGCCCCCAGGTGACCACCACCCAGACGGACTGGACCACGCCCTTCCTGCAAGGTGTGGAGCAGGTGCGCTTCTATCGCGTCTCATCCGTGCAGTAACGCGGCTGCATAGGCACACCTTAGGCGGCGCAGGTCACCAACCCCCAGTAGAACACTACCAAGCCCTGACCAAGCCCTGCTGCGCCGGCCGCGGTGGGGCTTCCTTCAGGCCGGATCCCCGATCTATTTGGATTACATCCAGAGGCGTGCCCGAGCCGATCTGGATGGAGGCCGGGCTGCGGCGCAGAACCGATTTGCCGATTGCTTCGTCGGCAGAGGGGAGGTAGTGGGCCAGATAAATGAACCATTTCTCACGGAGAGGGCTTGCTTCTACAACTTTTACTGTTAATATTTTAACCGTGATGTGAGGTGGCCAGGCGCGCCACCCGCGCCCGCTTCACGCAAGCGGCGCCGTGAGTCGACCCACGCGCCCGGGCCAGTGTCACGTGCCCGGCGACGAACATAGGAGACGGTCATGCTGGTATTGGAGCGCGAAGGACTGGGCCGGCAGATCGAGGAGATCTGCGCGCGCCACGGTCGCAGCCGCTCGGCCCTGCTGCCCATCCTGCAGGATCTGCAGGAGGCCCAGGGCTGGGTCTCGGATTATGCCATGCAAGAGGTGGCGCGCCACCTGGACATCCACCCTGTGGAGGTCTACAGCGTCATCACCTTCTACGCCTTCCTCAACGGCGAGAAGAAGGGGCGCTTCGTCCTGCGCCTCTGCCGCACCATCTCTTGCGACATGCGCGACAAGGATCGCGTCGCCCGCCAGCTGGAGCAGGAGCTGGGCATCCGTTTCGGCGAGACGACCCCCGACGGGCGCTTCACCCTGGAGTGGACCAATTGCATGGGCATGTGCGACCAGGGTCCGGCCATGCTGGTCAACAAGCAGGTCTTCACGCAGATCACCCCGGAGCGCGT
This window harbors:
- the nuoE gene encoding NADH-quinone oxidoreductase subunit NuoE — its product is MLVLEREGLGRQIEEICARHGRSRSALLPILQDLQEAQGWVSDYAMQEVARHLDIHPVEVYSVITFYAFLNGEKKGRFVLRLCRTISCDMRDKDRVARQLEQELGIRFGETTPDGRFTLEWTNCMGMCDQGPAMLVNKQVFTQITPERVHEIIEACRRIYGLYPERSEDAALESAGAMRVEAGRAAAKEA
- a CDS encoding DUF2442 domain-containing protein, yielding MDQAHDVQCVAVMGAMLFLTVDGKSCEIDLGRQSPRRTAATQAQRERFEVSPSGYCIHWPELDEDLSIDGLIGVKRPAPAVELSGKV
- a CDS encoding carboxypeptidase-like regulatory domain-containing protein; translation: MSVCKMMALVLLPLLARAGGVHSGDSSPFAINIGGYPNGARWVSATAGFFLDTWTPCCSRTASGESNSFSIQRPPALRFLAGDVLDADSGLPVPGAQLSLAPGSGAADGGPNGWFRLAPVAQGNNYQLSAQHVGYWPAMVSGIDVEEHRPAFQRIWLEPIRPSAVTGLQITADSVNVHLSWNPVGGATGYRVRAAWDQGGYWSPQVTTTQTDWTTPFLQGVEQVRFYRVSSVQ
- a CDS encoding DUF4160 domain-containing protein produces the protein MPTVLMMLGWRFFFYANEGDEPMHIHCRKGDAEAKYWLDVEGFQVVESHAYNLGPADKRTVRRIIMEHFDYLVSEWNKFEEQKRG
- a CDS encoding SRPBCC family protein, translated to MIKKMLIGLAAVLALLIAGGLVLPDDFHVERSVAVDAPLHRIQPLLEDLARWPEWSPWEQADTTIVTTLGEITRGVGASQSWTDGTGGGRLVLTRCEPGLVEYDVFFADSPKPARSIMRAVPGPGASTVVSWSMAGEMDMPVVGPYFKMLAGAMIGPMFQQGLDNLKRATEAEAMAPDTLDVATGEAEGGQP
- a CDS encoding SUMF1/EgtB/PvdO family nonheme iron enzyme: MKQLILLAGASLLLALQAARAGQPSVTNVTAQQLPNSEIIQISYDLAEDEGLACWVSVQVDRDNLGSWAVPVHALTGDVGPNVQPGGGKTIQWNAALDYDHNVANAQVRVTAHSLVDGAPQDMVLVPAGEFVMGSSAVGGDAVPEHTVYLDAYWIDIYEVTNREYKLFCDATSRAYPPDPGFSGMSGYFLNYPQYPVVNVYWADAMAYATWAGKRLPTEAEWERAAKGNTDNRLWPWGNVFNANIGGTIHHANTSVTGDGFTYTAPDGNYPTGTSPVGCMDMAGNVWEWCSDWYSSSYYSSSPYLNPQGSVSGTYRVRRGGYWSSYSSYARCAYRSSDTPTNRTYNIGFRCARTL
- a CDS encoding YgiT-type zinc finger protein; its protein translation is MNCLHCQGEMMRGSSPFHVDRSGCHVLLDSVPAWVCTQCGEPLFEEREVEALQGLIQAVEQGSKRIAAAS
- a CDS encoding DUF2442 domain-containing protein, with amino-acid sequence MDKAHDVQRTTVVGAVLFLTVDGKSFEIDLGRQSPRLVAATQEQRERFEVSPSGYGIHWSDLDEDLSIDGLIGVKRPAPAGELSGKV